One genomic segment of Fusobacterium nucleatum includes these proteins:
- a CDS encoding ABC transporter permease, whose amino-acid sequence MSFFDILKGSLATLKANKLRTLLTMLGIIIGISSVIAMWAIGNGGRDSILGDLKKVGYGKFTVTIDYKNENFKYSNYFTMQTVDMLKASHKFKAVAANIEDRFRLIKDKKPYFSFGTVSTEDFEKISPVTIMSGRNFLPFEYESNERVITIDNMSAKKMFGDIKSALGQSVEISRDRKKAGHSYKIIGVFKSPYESFGKLFGEGENFPVLFRMPYKAYAVSFNQDPDVFETLIVEAKNGNEISEAMLEAKNILEFNKNAKNLYVTNAVSNDIESFDKILSTLSLFVTLAASISLLVGGIGVMNIMLVTVVERTKEIGIRKALGAKNRDILKQFLFESIILTVFGGLVGIFIGILFGLLTGVIVGIKPIFSMVSIIVSLSISVIVGVIFGVSPARRAANLNPIDALRTE is encoded by the coding sequence ATGAGTTTTTTTGATATATTAAAAGGAAGTTTAGCAACTCTTAAAGCCAATAAACTTAGAACTTTACTTACTATGCTTGGAATAATAATAGGAATATCTTCTGTTATTGCTATGTGGGCAATAGGTAATGGTGGTAGAGATAGTATTTTAGGTGATTTAAAAAAAGTAGGTTATGGTAAATTTACTGTAACTATTGACTATAAAAATGAAAATTTTAAATATAGTAATTATTTTACAATGCAGACAGTTGATATGTTAAAAGCCTCACATAAATTTAAGGCTGTTGCTGCTAATATAGAAGATAGATTTAGACTAATAAAAGATAAAAAACCTTATTTCTCTTTTGGAACTGTAAGTACAGAAGATTTTGAAAAAATATCACCAGTTACTATAATGAGTGGAAGAAACTTTTTGCCTTTTGAATATGAGTCAAATGAAAGAGTTATTACTATTGATAATATGTCTGCTAAAAAAATGTTTGGAGATATAAAATCAGCATTAGGACAATCTGTTGAGATAAGTAGAGATAGAAAAAAAGCAGGGCATTCATATAAAATAATTGGAGTATTTAAAAGTCCATATGAATCTTTTGGTAAATTATTTGGTGAAGGGGAAAATTTCCCTGTATTATTTAGAATGCCATATAAAGCCTATGCAGTTTCATTTAATCAAGATCCAGATGTTTTTGAAACTTTAATTGTTGAAGCAAAAAATGGAAATGAAATAAGTGAAGCTATGTTAGAAGCAAAAAATATATTAGAATTTAACAAAAATGCTAAAAATCTTTATGTTACAAATGCAGTTTCTAACGATATAGAATCTTTTGATAAAATTTTATCAACTCTTAGTCTTTTTGTAACCTTAGCAGCAAGTATTTCACTACTTGTTGGAGGAATTGGAGTTATGAATATAATGCTTGTTACTGTTGTGGAAAGAACAAAAGAAATCGGAATTAGAAAAGCCTTAGGTGCTAAAAATAGGGATATTTTAAAACAATTTTTATTTGAATCTATAATTCTAACTGTTTTTGGAGGGCTTGTTGGTATCTTTATAGGAATACTTTTTGGTTTACTTACAGGAGTTATTGTTGGAATAAAACCAATATTTTCAATGGTTTCTATAATAGTTTCTTTAAGTATTTCAGTAATAGTTGGAGTTATTTTTGGAGTGAGTCCTGCAAGAAGAGCAGCTAACCTAAATCCTATTGATGCATTAAGAACTGAATAA
- a CDS encoding ABC transporter ATP-binding protein: MIITVDKINKTYKNGSLELQVLKNISFKVDKGEFLAIMGSSGSGKSTMMNILGCLDNQYEGRYILDGIDISKSNENELSEIRNKKIGFIFQSFNLLPRLTALENVELPLVYSSIPKEERHKRANELLEMVGLKDRIHHRPNELSGGQRQRVAIARALVNNPSIILADEPTGNLDSKSEEEIIEILQKLNKMGKTIVIVTHEPSIGEIAERKIIFKDGEII, encoded by the coding sequence ATGATAATAACAGTAGATAAAATAAATAAAACTTATAAAAATGGCTCACTAGAATTGCAAGTATTAAAAAATATTTCTTTTAAAGTAGATAAAGGAGAATTTTTGGCTATAATGGGAAGTAGTGGTAGTGGTAAATCAACAATGATGAATATTTTAGGTTGCCTTGATAATCAATATGAAGGGAGATATATTCTTGATGGAATAGATATATCAAAATCTAATGAAAATGAATTGAGTGAAATTAGAAATAAAAAAATTGGTTTTATATTTCAATCCTTTAATCTTTTACCAAGACTTACTGCACTTGAAAATGTTGAATTACCTTTGGTATATTCTTCAATTCCAAAAGAAGAAAGACATAAAAGAGCTAATGAACTTTTAGAAATGGTTGGTTTAAAAGATAGAATTCATCATAGACCTAATGAACTTTCAGGAGGACAAAGACAGAGAGTTGCTATTGCAAGAGCCTTGGTAAATAATCCTAGTATTATTCTTGCTGATGAACCGACAGGAAACTTAGATAGTAAATCAGAAGAAGAAATAATTGAGATTTTACAAAAATTAAATAAAATGGGAAAGACAATAGTAATTGTTACACATGAACCAAGTATTGGAGAAATAGCTGAAAGAAAAATTATTTTTAAAGATGGTGAAATAATATGA
- a CDS encoding efflux RND transporter periplasmic adaptor subunit has translation MKNIFKGKLKFIILLILIILGLVYYFTHRNKKEKIYINDYSYMEVKKTDEIGTLNLNGYIKANNPIGIFVDKKLKVKEVFIKNGDFVKKGQVLMTFDDDETNKLNRNIEKERINLQKIQRDLKTTRELQKLGGASKNDVKNLEDNARISQLSIDEYTEVLNKTATEVRSPVDGVVSNLKAQENYLVDTDSSLLEIIDSNDLRIIVEIPEYNSQAVKIGQSVKVRQDISDDDKVYDGEITKISRLSTTSSLTSENVLEADVKTKEVIPNLVPGFKIKAVLQLKADEKNIIIPKIALQSENGKYFVFTIDIKNTIKRKEVTVKNIVGDNIIVTSGLNVGEILIITPDNRLSDGLILTEGGNPNSSGEETLSIPADEAEVVEN, from the coding sequence GTGAAAAATATATTTAAAGGAAAATTAAAATTTATAATACTTTTAATATTAATTATTTTAGGTTTAGTCTATTATTTTACTCATAGAAATAAAAAAGAAAAAATTTATATTAATGATTATTCATATATGGAAGTTAAAAAAACTGATGAAATTGGAACTCTTAATCTAAATGGCTATATAAAAGCTAACAATCCAATAGGAATATTTGTTGATAAAAAATTAAAAGTTAAGGAAGTCTTTATAAAAAATGGAGATTTTGTAAAAAAAGGGCAAGTCCTTATGACTTTTGATGATGATGAAACAAATAAATTAAATAGAAATATTGAAAAAGAAAGAATAAATTTACAAAAAATACAAAGAGATTTAAAAACTACAAGAGAACTTCAAAAACTTGGAGGAGCTAGTAAAAATGATGTGAAAAACTTGGAAGATAATGCTAGAATTTCTCAATTAAGTATTGATGAATATACTGAGGTTTTAAATAAAACTGCAACAGAAGTTAGAAGTCCAGTTGATGGAGTTGTATCAAATTTAAAAGCTCAAGAAAACTATTTGGTTGATACTGATTCTTCTCTTTTAGAAATAATAGATTCTAATGATTTAAGAATTATAGTTGAAATACCTGAATATAATTCTCAAGCTGTAAAAATAGGACAAAGTGTAAAAGTTAGACAAGATATTTCAGATGATGATAAAGTATATGATGGAGAAATCACTAAAATTTCAAGACTTTCTACAACTTCAAGTTTGACATCAGAAAATGTTTTAGAAGCTGATGTCAAAACTAAGGAAGTTATTCCAAATTTAGTTCCAGGTTTTAAAATAAAAGCAGTTTTACAATTAAAAGCTGATGAAAAGAATATAATAATACCTAAAATTGCTCTTCAAAGTGAAAATGGAAAATATTTTGTTTTTACTATTGATATTAAAAATACAATTAAAAGAAAAGAAGTTACAGTAAAAAATATTGTTGGAGATAATATTATAGTTACTTCTGGATTAAATGTTGGAGAAATATTAATTATAACACCAGATAATAGATTAAGTGATGGATTAATACTTACAGAAGGAGGCAATCCTAATTCAAGTGGTGAAGAAACACTTTCTATTCCTGCCGATGAAGCAGAAGTAGTAGAAAATTAG
- a CDS encoding TolC family protein produces MKKILLFFLILTSLSYSVEQTISIDEALDRVGNDRGSYEFKKFQNSQEGTNIKIKDNKLGDFNGVTLTSGYNISENNFEDRPRKYDRTFQNKATYGPFFVNYNYVQSDRSYVSFGVEKNLKDVFYSKYNSNLKINNYQQGLNKISYNKNIQTKKINLVNLYQDVLNTKNELEYRKKAYEHYRVDLDKFKKSYELGASPKINLESAELEAENSKLQIDILETKLKSLYDIGKTDYNIDFENYKLLDFIENNESIDSILNGYMKNEVEELRLSLSMAEERKSYSNYDRYMPDLYLGYERVDRNLRGDRYYRDQDLFTIKFSKKLFSTDSEYKLNELEVENLKNDLNEKIRVVNAEKIKLKSEYNELLKLASIGDKKSNIAYKKYQIKEKEYELNKSSYLDVIDEYNKYLSQEIETKKAKNALNAFVYKIKIKR; encoded by the coding sequence ATGAAAAAAATATTATTATTTTTTCTAATTCTAACAAGCCTTAGCTATTCAGTAGAACAAACAATATCAATAGATGAGGCTTTGGATAGAGTTGGAAATGATAGAGGAAGTTATGAATTTAAAAAGTTTCAAAACTCTCAGGAGGGTACAAATATTAAAATCAAAGATAATAAATTAGGAGATTTTAATGGAGTAACTTTAACAAGTGGATATAATATTTCTGAAAATAATTTTGAAGACAGACCTAGAAAGTATGATAGAACATTTCAAAATAAAGCTACCTATGGACCTTTTTTTGTTAATTATAACTATGTTCAAAGTGATAGGTCTTATGTCAGTTTTGGAGTTGAAAAAAATCTTAAAGATGTTTTTTATTCTAAATACAATAGTAATTTAAAGATAAATAATTATCAACAAGGATTAAATAAAATTTCTTATAATAAAAATATACAGACTAAAAAAATAAATTTAGTGAATTTATATCAAGATGTATTAAATACTAAAAATGAATTAGAATATAGAAAAAAAGCCTATGAGCATTATAGAGTTGATTTAGATAAATTTAAAAAATCTTATGAATTGGGAGCTAGTCCAAAAATAAATTTAGAAAGTGCAGAATTAGAAGCTGAAAATTCTAAATTACAAATTGATATTTTAGAAACAAAGTTGAAAAGTCTTTATGATATTGGAAAAACAGATTATAATATAGATTTTGAAAACTATAAATTACTTGATTTTATTGAAAATAATGAAAGTATTGATTCTATTTTGAATGGTTATATGAAAAATGAAGTTGAAGAGCTCAGACTAAGTTTATCAATGGCAGAAGAAAGAAAAAGTTATAGTAACTATGATAGGTATATGCCAGATTTATATTTAGGTTATGAAAGAGTTGATAGAAATTTAAGAGGAGATAGATATTATAGAGACCAAGATTTATTTACCATCAAATTTTCAAAAAAACTATTTTCAACAGATTCTGAATATAAATTAAATGAATTAGAAGTTGAAAATTTAAAAAATGATTTGAATGAAAAAATAAGAGTTGTTAATGCAGAAAAAATAAAATTAAAATCTGAATACAATGAATTGTTAAAATTAGCATCTATTGGAGATAAAAAATCTAATATTGCCTATAAGAAATATCAAATAAAAGAAAAAGAATATGAACTCAATAAGTCAAGTTATTTAGATGTTATAGATGAATATAATAAATATTTATCACAAGAAATTGAAACTAAAAAAGCTAAAAATGCTTTAAATGCCTTTGTTTATAAAATAAAAATAAAAAGATAG
- a CDS encoding WYL domain-containing protein has product MSKKIKVTLPQNIYEIIKNDIDDFNMTSNHFMNYIFLNLNEKYKNFKGNPAIAGQSKEKSSIQFNLNKASNLIYYDVLRENNAQNESEFMRSLLIRYATNPKNKRELFIFKESVERLNLAIKDKKNVYITFNDNRKVKVSPYHIGSSDLEIANYIFCYDYSEEKYKNYKLNYLKQVYTTSEIGKWEDEEYIKSVIKNFDPFLSKGQIIKIRLSEKGQKLFKAIKINRPKLVSENGDIFEFEASEEQIKRYFTYFLDDATVIEPIELKEWFIEKYENALKNLKNK; this is encoded by the coding sequence TTGAGTAAAAAAATAAAAGTTACTTTACCTCAAAATATATATGAAATAATAAAAAATGACATAGATGATTTCAATATGACAAGTAACCATTTTATGAATTATATTTTCCTTAATCTTAATGAAAAGTATAAAAATTTCAAAGGTAATCCAGCTATTGCAGGACAAAGTAAGGAAAAATCTAGTATACAATTTAACTTAAATAAAGCAAGTAATCTTATTTATTATGATGTTTTAAGAGAAAATAATGCCCAGAATGAATCTGAGTTTATGAGAAGTTTACTTATCAGATATGCTACCAATCCTAAGAATAAAAGAGAACTTTTTATTTTTAAAGAATCTGTTGAAAGATTAAATTTAGCTATAAAAGATAAAAAAAATGTATATATTACCTTTAATGATAACAGAAAAGTTAAGGTCAGTCCATACCATATAGGTAGTTCTGACTTAGAAATTGCAAATTATATTTTTTGTTATGATTATTCAGAAGAAAAATATAAGAATTATAAGCTAAATTATTTAAAACAAGTATATACAACTTCGGAAATTGGAAAATGGGAAGATGAAGAATATATCAAAAGTGTTATTAAAAATTTTGACCCATTTTTATCAAAAGGACAGATTATAAAAATAAGACTTAGTGAAAAGGGGCAAAAGTTGTTTAAAGCTATAAAAATAAATAGACCTAAATTAGTAAGTGAAAATGGGGATATATTTGAATTTGAAGCCTCAGAGGAACAAATAAAAAGATATTTTACATATTTTTTAGATGATGCAACTGTTATAGAGCCTATTGAATTAAAAGAATGGTTTATAGAAAAATATGAAAATGCTTTAAAAAATTTAAAAAATAAATAA
- the hflX gene encoding GTPase HflX, translated as MINGNTSGLKEYILENLDKLYSTKIEKGKIINQEIVDYISEISNKINREINVAIDRNGNIIDISIGDSSTVNLPVVPVYDKKLSGVRIIHTHPGGNPHLSSVDISALIKLKLDCIVSIGVSEEGVTGYEVAICSIVNDELTYDRTLLENLDDFDYLEEIKEVEENLRKRNITEDDKEYALLIGIDEEEYLDELEELASACDVKVVGRFFQKRSKPDPLFLIGSGKIQELALTRQVRKVNLLIFDEELSGLQLKMIEEVTGCKVIDRTTLILEIFARRARTREAKLQVELAQLKYRSNRLIGFGVTMSRLGGGVGTKGPGEKKLEIDRRVIKKTIAYLNNELENIKKIRNTQRSKREDSGMPRVSLVGYTNVGKSTLRNVLVDMYQNDKTLKKEEVLSQDMLFATLDTTTRTIELKDKRIVSLTDTVGFIQKLPHDLVESFKSTLEEVIFSDLIIHVADISSKNVIEQIDAVENVLEELNCLDKTKILLLNKIDNVTKDNSFPLMEKKIEEIKAKYTNYQILIISAKNRFNIDELMELIKKNLIVKTYNCKLLIPYVNTEIAARVHRNTIVKSESFVDEGIILEVVMNEKEYNKFKDFILN; from the coding sequence ATGATAAATGGAAATACTTCTGGATTAAAAGAGTATATTTTAGAGAATTTAGATAAATTATATAGTACAAAAATTGAAAAAGGAAAAATAATAAATCAAGAAATAGTGGATTATATTTCTGAAATTAGTAATAAAATAAATAGAGAAATTAATGTTGCAATAGATAGAAATGGCAATATCATAGATATTTCAATAGGAGATAGCAGTACAGTAAATCTTCCTGTTGTTCCAGTTTATGATAAAAAACTATCAGGAGTGAGAATAATACATACTCACCCGGGTGGAAATCCTCATCTTTCTTCTGTTGACATTTCAGCACTTATAAAGTTGAAATTAGATTGTATAGTTTCTATTGGAGTTAGTGAAGAAGGTGTTACAGGTTATGAAGTAGCTATTTGTAGTATAGTAAATGATGAATTAACTTATGATAGAACTTTACTTGAAAATTTAGATGATTTTGATTACCTTGAAGAAATCAAAGAAGTTGAAGAAAACCTTAGAAAAAGAAATATAACAGAAGATGATAAGGAATATGCACTTTTGATTGGTATTGATGAAGAAGAATATTTAGATGAATTAGAAGAATTAGCTTCTGCTTGTGATGTAAAAGTTGTAGGAAGATTTTTTCAAAAAAGAAGTAAGCCTGATCCTTTATTTTTAATTGGTTCAGGAAAAATACAAGAATTAGCATTAACTAGACAAGTAAGAAAAGTAAATCTTTTGATTTTTGATGAAGAATTAAGTGGTTTACAGTTAAAAATGATAGAAGAAGTTACAGGCTGTAAAGTTATAGATAGAACAACTTTAATTTTAGAAATTTTTGCAAGAAGAGCAAGAACAAGAGAAGCTAAGTTACAAGTTGAATTAGCTCAATTAAAATATAGAAGTAATAGGCTTATTGGTTTTGGAGTAACTATGTCAAGATTAGGTGGAGGAGTTGGAACGAAAGGACCAGGTGAAAAGAAACTTGAAATTGACAGAAGAGTTATCAAAAAAACTATTGCTTATTTAAATAATGAGCTTGAAAATATTAAAAAAATAAGAAATACTCAAAGAAGTAAAAGAGAGGATTCAGGTATGCCTAGAGTATCACTTGTAGGTTATACTAATGTTGGTAAATCAACTTTAAGAAATGTTTTAGTAGATATGTATCAAAATGATAAAACTCTTAAAAAAGAGGAAGTATTGTCACAAGATATGTTATTTGCTACACTTGATACAACTACAAGAACAATAGAATTAAAAGATAAGAGAATAGTATCTCTTACTGATACAGTTGGTTTTATACAAAAGCTTCCTCATGATTTAGTGGAATCTTTTAAATCAACACTTGAAGAAGTAATATTCTCTGATTTGATTATTCATGTTGCAGATATTTCATCTAAAAATGTAATAGAACAGATTGATGCAGTTGAGAATGTTTTGGAAGAATTGAATTGTTTAGATAAAACAAAAATTCTACTTTTAAATAAGATTGATAATGTAACAAAGGATAATTCTTTTCCTTTAATGGAAAAAAAGATTGAGGAAATAAAAGCTAAATATACTAATTATCAAATATTGATTATCAGTGCTAAAAATAGATTTAATATTGATGAGCTTATGGAATTGATAAAAAAGAATTTGATAGTAAAAACTTATAATTGTAAGCTTTTAATTCCTTATGTGAATACAGAAATAGCTGCAAGAGTACATAGAAATACTATTGTAAAATCAGAATCTTTTGTTGATGAAGGAATAATTTTAGAAGTAGTTATGAATGAAAAAGAATATAATAAGTTCAAAGATTTTATTTTAAACTGA
- a CDS encoding shikimate kinase, with translation MKDNIALIGFMGSGKTTVGKLLAKTMDMKFVDIDKVIEAHEKKSINDIFHEKGQIYFRDLEREIILQESLKNDCVIATGGGSILDNENIKRLKETSFIIFLNATIECLYLRLKDNTTRPILNDVEDKRKLIEELLEKRKFLYQISADYIVDINEHTNIYETVDKIKEAYIIS, from the coding sequence ATGAAAGATAATATTGCATTAATTGGTTTTATGGGAAGTGGAAAAACAACTGTTGGAAAACTTCTTGCTAAAACTATGGACATGAAATTTGTTGATATAGATAAAGTAATAGAAGCCCATGAAAAAAAATCAATCAATGATATTTTTCATGAAAAGGGGCAAATTTATTTTAGAGATTTAGAAAGAGAAATTATCTTACAAGAATCTTTAAAAAATGATTGTGTTATTGCCACTGGTGGAGGTTCTATTTTAGATAATGAAAACATTAAAAGATTAAAAGAAACATCTTTTATTATTTTTCTTAATGCAACCATTGAATGCTTATATTTAAGACTTAAAGATAATACTACTCGTCCCATTTTAAATGATGTTGAGGATAAAAGAAAACTTATAGAAGAATTATTAGAAAAAAGAAAATTCTTATATCAAATATCAGCTGATTATATTGTTGATATAAATGAACATACAAATATTTATGAAACAGTTGATAAGATTAAAGAAGCATATATAATATCTTAA